The Acanthopagrus latus isolate v.2019 chromosome 6, fAcaLat1.1, whole genome shotgun sequence genome includes a region encoding these proteins:
- the sp7 gene encoding transcription factor Sp7 isoform X1, translated as MAASILEVGNVIEDARYGSSPLAMLTATCNKFGSTSPVRDSATPGKTGSNTPVKKPYTMTSDLQTAKNGRTADGSGLADSYTGSFTTAGGGGGLLTPTGSPPPSAGGYTTEYNPFSHSFQTSVSQDPSLLVSKAHATADCLTSVYTSLDMTHPYSSWYKTGIHPGITAAPANATSSWWDVHPNSNWLSATQPQTDGGLQASLQPVAPQASLSPQLPSYSTDFTPLNPAPYPSVGLGSSSHLLQPSQHMLPQDMYKPKPVPSAGLIESPMGLKPARGSGGYSGGGAPTRSSCDCPNCQELERLGASAASLRKKPVHSCHIPGCGKVYGKASHLKAHLRWHTGERPFVCNWLFCGKRFTRSDELERHVRTHTREKKFTCLLCNKRFTRSDHLSKHQKTHADSAMQGKAVAVEGETDPRSEETTELNTSAVPSNAVADQITNGDEKTGAPNGVENSSGLLEI; from the exons ATGGCCGCATCTATTCTGGAGGTAGGGAATGTAATT GAAGACGCACGCTATGGCTCCAGTCCTCTGGCTATGTTAACTGCTACCTGTAACAAGTTTGGCAGCACAAGTCCAGTCAGGGATTCGGCTACACCCGGGAAGACCGGCAGCAATACTCCAGTAAAGAAGCCCTACaccatgacctctgaccttcagaCAGCTAAGAACGGGCGGACCGCAGACGGCAGTGGCCTGGCGGACTCCTACACTGGCTCCTTCAccacagctggaggaggcggCGGGCTGCTTACCCCAACTGGAAGCCCCCCTCCTTCAGCCGGAGGCTACACTACAGAATACAACCCTTTCTCCCACTCCTTCCAGACCTCCGTCTCCCAGGACCCGTCTCTTTTAGTGTCCAAGGCCCACGCTACGGCCGACTGCCTCACCAGTGTCTATACCTCGCTGGATATGACGCACCCCTATAGCTCCTGGTATAAAACCGGCATTCACCCTGGCATTACTGCTGCACCTGCCAATGCCACTTCCTCCTGGTGGGATGTCCACCCCAACTCCAACTGGCTGTCAGCAACACAGCCCCAGACAGACGGAGGTCTCCAGGCCTCCCTGCAGCCTGTCGCACCTCAGGCCTCCCTTAGCCCACAGCTGCCCAGTTACAGCACCGACTTTACGCCACTCAACCCAGCTCCTTACCCTTCAGTGGGATTGggctcctcctcacacctcctccagCCCTCTCAGCACATGCTGCCCCAGGACATGTACAAGCCCAAGCCTGTGCCCAGCGCAGGGCTGATTGAGAGTCCCATGGGCCTAAAGCCTGCGAGAGGATCAGGGGGCTACAGCGGAGGAGGTGCGCCCACCAGGTCCTCATGTGACTGCCCCAACTGCCAGGAGCTGGAGAGGCTTGGGGCCTCGGCTGCATCCCTGAGGAAGAAGCCGGTCCACAGTTGCCACATCCCCGGCTGTGGGAAGGTCTACGGCAAGGCCTCCCACCTCAAAGCCCACCTGCGCTGGCACACTGGTGAGAGGCCCTTTGTTTGCAACTGGCTGTTCTGCGGGAAGCGTTTCACCCGCTCAGATGAACTGGAGAGGCATGTGCGCACCCACACAAGGGAGAAGAAGTTCACCTGTCTACTGTGCAACAAGCGTTTCACACGCAGCGACCACCTGTCGAAGCACCAGAAGACCCACGCGGATTCTGCGATGCAGGGGAAGGCTGTGGCTGTGGAGGGAGAAACTGATCCACGGAGCGAAGAGACCACAGAGCTCAACACCAGCGCTGTACCCAGCAATGCTGTCGCTGACCAAATCACCAACGGAGACGAGAAGACTGGCGCTCCTAATGGAGTGGAGAACAGCAGTGGACTGTTGGAGATCTGA
- the sp7 gene encoding transcription factor Sp7 isoform X2, translating to MAASILEEDARYGSSPLAMLTATCNKFGSTSPVRDSATPGKTGSNTPVKKPYTMTSDLQTAKNGRTADGSGLADSYTGSFTTAGGGGGLLTPTGSPPPSAGGYTTEYNPFSHSFQTSVSQDPSLLVSKAHATADCLTSVYTSLDMTHPYSSWYKTGIHPGITAAPANATSSWWDVHPNSNWLSATQPQTDGGLQASLQPVAPQASLSPQLPSYSTDFTPLNPAPYPSVGLGSSSHLLQPSQHMLPQDMYKPKPVPSAGLIESPMGLKPARGSGGYSGGGAPTRSSCDCPNCQELERLGASAASLRKKPVHSCHIPGCGKVYGKASHLKAHLRWHTGERPFVCNWLFCGKRFTRSDELERHVRTHTREKKFTCLLCNKRFTRSDHLSKHQKTHADSAMQGKAVAVEGETDPRSEETTELNTSAVPSNAVADQITNGDEKTGAPNGVENSSGLLEI from the exons ATGGCCGCATCTATTCTGGAG GAAGACGCACGCTATGGCTCCAGTCCTCTGGCTATGTTAACTGCTACCTGTAACAAGTTTGGCAGCACAAGTCCAGTCAGGGATTCGGCTACACCCGGGAAGACCGGCAGCAATACTCCAGTAAAGAAGCCCTACaccatgacctctgaccttcagaCAGCTAAGAACGGGCGGACCGCAGACGGCAGTGGCCTGGCGGACTCCTACACTGGCTCCTTCAccacagctggaggaggcggCGGGCTGCTTACCCCAACTGGAAGCCCCCCTCCTTCAGCCGGAGGCTACACTACAGAATACAACCCTTTCTCCCACTCCTTCCAGACCTCCGTCTCCCAGGACCCGTCTCTTTTAGTGTCCAAGGCCCACGCTACGGCCGACTGCCTCACCAGTGTCTATACCTCGCTGGATATGACGCACCCCTATAGCTCCTGGTATAAAACCGGCATTCACCCTGGCATTACTGCTGCACCTGCCAATGCCACTTCCTCCTGGTGGGATGTCCACCCCAACTCCAACTGGCTGTCAGCAACACAGCCCCAGACAGACGGAGGTCTCCAGGCCTCCCTGCAGCCTGTCGCACCTCAGGCCTCCCTTAGCCCACAGCTGCCCAGTTACAGCACCGACTTTACGCCACTCAACCCAGCTCCTTACCCTTCAGTGGGATTGggctcctcctcacacctcctccagCCCTCTCAGCACATGCTGCCCCAGGACATGTACAAGCCCAAGCCTGTGCCCAGCGCAGGGCTGATTGAGAGTCCCATGGGCCTAAAGCCTGCGAGAGGATCAGGGGGCTACAGCGGAGGAGGTGCGCCCACCAGGTCCTCATGTGACTGCCCCAACTGCCAGGAGCTGGAGAGGCTTGGGGCCTCGGCTGCATCCCTGAGGAAGAAGCCGGTCCACAGTTGCCACATCCCCGGCTGTGGGAAGGTCTACGGCAAGGCCTCCCACCTCAAAGCCCACCTGCGCTGGCACACTGGTGAGAGGCCCTTTGTTTGCAACTGGCTGTTCTGCGGGAAGCGTTTCACCCGCTCAGATGAACTGGAGAGGCATGTGCGCACCCACACAAGGGAGAAGAAGTTCACCTGTCTACTGTGCAACAAGCGTTTCACACGCAGCGACCACCTGTCGAAGCACCAGAAGACCCACGCGGATTCTGCGATGCAGGGGAAGGCTGTGGCTGTGGAGGGAGAAACTGATCCACGGAGCGAAGAGACCACAGAGCTCAACACCAGCGCTGTACCCAGCAATGCTGTCGCTGACCAAATCACCAACGGAGACGAGAAGACTGGCGCTCCTAATGGAGTGGAGAACAGCAGTGGACTGTTGGAGATCTGA